The Candidatus Saccharibacteria bacterium oral taxon 488 genome has a segment encoding these proteins:
- a CDS encoding DUF475 domain-containing protein, whose amino-acid sequence MKHWLHSHHPFRIFWFSALLTLALGGLIFGHFGASGLWLFAILVVLEVTFSFDNAVINSKVLAGMSQVWQKVFLTVGIFVAVFVVRFVLPIIIVMVASGHGFMEVVDLALNRPAEYGHILHEASPMIDAFGGAFLIMIGLSYFIDYNKRVHWMRHVEPWLAKAGRFENFKVCLMLGVAAVLYFTVEPPHRALVLISSVLGIILHIGLELFGSFFHEDDAKSVKVKVGWAAFASLLYLEVLDASFSFDGVIGAFAITSSVLLIVAGLGAGAIWVRSLTVYLLRTGMLSKYKYLENGAHWAIMALGMMMIAKLFHLELPEWATGGLGLLFVSLAVGSSMLEARAINLQEAAAAKLHSAERRLKHGAAKIVPRKRR is encoded by the coding sequence GGCTTGTGGTTGTTTGCAATTTTGGTGGTGCTGGAAGTGACGTTTAGCTTTGATAACGCGGTGATTAACAGCAAGGTGCTGGCTGGCATGAGCCAGGTTTGGCAAAAGGTGTTTTTGACAGTTGGGATTTTCGTGGCGGTGTTCGTGGTGCGGTTCGTGCTGCCGATTATCATCGTGATGGTGGCGAGCGGCCATGGCTTCATGGAAGTGGTTGATTTGGCGCTGAATAGGCCGGCGGAATACGGTCATATTTTGCATGAAGCCTCGCCGATGATCGATGCCTTTGGCGGCGCGTTTCTGATTATGATTGGCCTCAGTTATTTCATTGATTATAACAAGCGCGTGCATTGGATGCGGCATGTCGAGCCGTGGCTGGCCAAGGCTGGGCGGTTCGAGAATTTCAAGGTGTGTTTGATGCTGGGCGTGGCGGCGGTGCTGTATTTTACGGTCGAGCCGCCGCATCGAGCGCTGGTACTGATCTCGTCGGTGTTGGGGATTATACTGCATATCGGGCTGGAATTGTTCGGCTCATTCTTCCATGAGGATGATGCTAAATCAGTCAAGGTCAAGGTTGGTTGGGCGGCGTTCGCTAGCCTGCTCTATCTGGAAGTGTTGGATGCTAGTTTTAGCTTTGACGGCGTCATCGGCGCGTTTGCTATCACCAGCAGCGTGCTGCTGATTGTGGCGGGCCTGGGTGCTGGAGCGATTTGGGTGCGGTCGCTGACGGTGTATTTGCTGCGGACGGGCATGCTCAGTAAGTATAAATATCTGGAAAATGGCGCGCACTGGGCGATCATGGCGCTGGGTATGATGATGATTGCTAAGTTGTTTCATCTGGAGCTGCCGGAATGGGCGACGGGAGGCTTGGGGCTGCTGTTTGTGAGCTTGGCGGTTGGCAGCAGTATGCTGGAGGCGCGAGCGATTAATTTGCAAGAAGCAGCTGCGGCGAAATTGCATAGCGCTGAGCGGCGGCTGAAACACGGCGCGGCGAAAATTGTGCCGCGAAAGCGACGGTAA